A part of Anolis carolinensis isolate JA03-04 unplaced genomic scaffold, rAnoCar3.1.pri scaffold_10, whole genome shotgun sequence genomic DNA contains:
- the wdr87 gene encoding WD repeat-containing protein 87, with the protein MVLSQSSVSTKLPDIRDSMALVKAPVRIVPLWRDLKCQLMETLELQKSMPETTEGSPILLSDRPSIIFRESCHPDSMPLVFFIRSSDVESYLASFTWKRGKGSKVRAWIYSSEDETTVTEKEYSITRNPRVLMIVHVSHLHLLVAFCDDIHLRFFGDYTQGFQLLSEMSSPYQITSLCSNSETGELVTGAIGIVTFWSFVIEEVPSINIVQEVFIASGEFVHFLRVEPEWGALVALCENNIRVYNYKTKVQIYNFQVSQGVSLTCCTSNYAQGFLYTGDLAGDVTVWDFVKGNLVSQFKAHLSAITSIISRMSVHTLMTASLDGLLKEWNLTTCEQLRRVDTGEEVFQMQFINEQTFFLRTKYTFSIRTVNNFYQLFNKSKSILKKLVRVQCGSDKARILAATEDGVVRFLSPVTGEMLFVTWPFQLLEKALDYVYDPDEEELLVTLGTSDIYVMDTTKNPCPVKYIVRTADSIDDKVLCLAYSRLDLNGRTSSFIFSGFKSGKVRTVTQNLYRMGARRIHNGNVLALSSLSASGNLSYHSRESSYLCSYGLDDYIILSDVILKKNNILEVVPMVAISSVNCRINNLLLIPGYICVLTDQNRVRLWRQAALVHGKKNPFWKETDAMHSTSITSFDYCHTLSLLVTGGSDGSVRIWDILGQMLVEFDTTLKFSRVCFANQRGDLIVGFNMNIYFIPCISYLPSKHLGMLATRSVRDDAVECPLPFMTRFLLSFDVVFVPKYRQVGKQAKKFECLEPITNHKEVVMEKDVAKVVPFIGKEVSSLPGPDFYGLTPDIKETCPEFAVEYQLLSRPVLGKRHAPAEPPLPPPPYRGLPPLSKIVPLHRRIPFQPGRSWPIAPDGFVPNSVIRANLFPTGTPTSLECPLIPSRDPLPMRKLVKIQLQDWDKSEVVEKARKKKADKLKRPAVEGRRRDLLSEIVTKPWLRHKPSDATLPSVFKAIINIMDNVPYSTYLLCTSALVQLSESYELPTPVQEQAFDRLIQDTNHKEVRMRLAAWEALGKMDLLTDQEVVPLARALLDENKKVRDLARSLLDSVAGITDKFVLKKEMKRMAGTSLDDLAELNRSQVELAFPRRMRAVGIIAETQDEAFQALTEESERLLNRVENQLTANLFLMTESPSIEAQRYSRPPRFRRTALSQEAQEEIAKPDSHLEARARWLGLFARTDKLKSQAAAAKQLKGEKLRKIKSARGKHIGLLHRMAPPDSSPMSSSSSPSASLTSTASSSTSIHSSAGSGVSSPSGSIRIHVSSSTWQVTQRAKKKVKVKVKDKPEEIRVPPALSQATRKLPKVHKRVQPILLQRRDTRTQLYTEMLKHQKVKKEPVVAATAGESRHEIAPVPVKSCPSVVTAPAPAPAPAPAPTAAKGTLIDPNEQYNTDRTKWRNDLYKLMTLRIGSFTEGRTAAEDFLASARAALSGRPMSWEAFTNISQSFLSSQEKITSQPSGWKKYMSELFRASSKESKPSMESIETVLDVKKGRDIFRASGSDMESLELSQEDSDLERRKERMRRTEEKKKLDSAAAVKKDLAMASKMQGAKKKMEREEKMARRLAKEGKLAKLKDHDVSSLDREQELLAKEKEHELAEEKEYALVRGKEHEMAKGKEQEAVRGKEHEAARTKTLEAARGKEHEAAKGKEQEAARREEREAAREEEHEVARAKDRGAARAKDQEAAHRRREQESIAERKEKEEVKKKLEKLAAEKREALQEEKEKFLKEVDAKIESMLKNIRTKHGDESLLTDSERTLVKVTESTLAEFRAEAKERMLAELKERALIEAQKIALEEVKERALAEAREMALEEARNWALLKARKVSLIEAWEKVLIEAREKAMEEVKEQALAEARERILAEAREMALAEEEEEKEKEETEAIIEEKIQALAEVRTRELAEEKAMEMVLMESLEADEARVLELLGDFPVEVDEARVFELAVARAKELADARAMELVEEKMMELSDSVIMDLVEERILELIETQMKELETEEEEMAARQRLIADSKELISSRKKLISAKEKELEEEAEADMWEDLEEERLWSLSERATEALISMAQKEPMPEAQLEFSERAQLILDLLTRPEKLERKDSEDFQRLCQVVSLLDISSATNIEGLTETLLQKAGETIKEGEEQQALLPEEDVSVLRVLKDTFRARQSWTLDPQQFSRKLSGLLKAAEAVVQARKMKEKLEKEFWKKCLEDRAKKRLEAGEMKTRGKKAWLGRKLKDTLRKWRVEQERAQWEKREHERLQKRLKIRSQPILLDAPEKDKDEESVTEEAKAAEEEEGEKKRKEEERTTHRKPVQLTWSLTAQRERAWKVIVQMEKQLPLSTEEQIRRHKPKGHRLPKESLYLPTKPVLKVHRARRGAQQHIFRLDHEKGVDWDSFMNLYQSLMSLKQEEGGMDSAAWHEQSAQLLDLYGTSNLLVRNMLQELLLGDRRDRKYVMGSTLKMRKAEADLGQRILYELIHHSARLRPRPPTIHGIIPLNYQNNVHPFKMRGTTRYGTLAFKWKTYMSKGKMPRLRLFVHSSV; encoded by the exons TGCCAACTTATGGAAACCCTGGAGCTACAAAAG AGTATGCCAGAAACAACTGAAGGAAGCCCCATCTTGCTGAGCGACAGACCCAGCATTATATTCAGGGAGAGTTGCCACCCCGATTCCATGCCGCTCGTCTTCTTCATTCGGTCAAGTGACGTAGAAAGCTACCTTGCATCATTTACCtggaagagagggaagggaagcaaG GTGCGTGCCTGGATATACAGCTCAGAGGATGAGACCACAGTGACAGAGAAAGAGTATTCCATCACCAGAAACCCCAGGGTCCTCATGATTGTCCATGTCAGCCACCTACATCTGCTGGTCGCCTTTTGCGATGACATCCACTTGCGTTTCTTTGGAGACTACACTCAGGGATTTCAGCTGCTCTCTGAGATGAGCTCGCCTTATCAGATCACCAGCTTGTGCTCCAACTCAGAGACCGGAGAATTGGTGACAGGGGCCATTGGCATTGTGACTTTCTGGTCTTTTGTCATAGAGGAAGTTCCTTCCATCAATATTGTGCAGGAGGTGTTCATTGCGAGTGGCGAGTTTGTACACTTCCTCAGAGTGGAGCCAGAGTGGGGAGCGCTGGTCGCCTTGTGTGAGAACAATATCCGTGTGTACAACTACAAAACCAAGGTCCAGATTTACAATTTCCAGGTCAGCCAAGGTGTCTCTCTGACGTGCTGCACTTCTAATTATGCCCAGGGCTTCCTCTACACTGGAGACCTGGCCGGAGACGTCACAGtgtgggactttgtcaaaggGAACCTGGTCAGCCAATTCAAGGCTCACTTGAGCGCCATTACCAGCATAATCAGCCGGATGTCAGTCCATACCCTCATGACCGCATCACTGGACGGTCTCCTAAAGGAGTGGAACCTGACCACCTGTGAACAGCTCCGGCGTGTAGACACTGGGGAAGAAGTCTTCCAGATGCAGTTCATCAATGAGCAGACTTTCTTCCTCCGTACTAAGTACACCTTTTCCATCCGCACTGTCAACAACTTCTACCAACTCTTTAACAAGTCAAAATCTATCCTCAAGAAGCTGGTACGGGTGCAGTGTGGATCAGACAAGGCACGCATTCTGGCAGCAACGGAAGATGGGGTTGTCCGATTCCTTTCGCCTGTTACAGGAGAGATGCTGTTCGTCACCTGGCCCTTCCAATTACTAGAAAAGGCACTGGACTATGTATATGACCCTGACGAAGAGGAGCTGTTAGTGACATTGGGCACAAGTGATATCTATGTCATGGATACCACCAAGAATCCTTGCCCAGTCAAGTATATTGTGCGCACCGCCGACTCCATAGATGACAAGGTGCTGTGTTTAGCCTACAGCCGCCTGGACCTGAATGGCCGTACTTCTAGCTTCATCTTTAGTGGGTTCAAGAGTGGAAAAGTGCGCACTGTCACCCAGAATTTGTATCGGATGGGTGCTCGCAGAATTCATAATGGCAATGTGCTGGCCCTCAGCAGCCTTTCGGCCTCAGGGAACCTATCGTACCATTCGCGGGAGTCCTCCTACCTGTGCTCCTATGGCCTTGATGATTACATTATTCTTTCCGATGTGATTTTAAAGAAGAACAACATTCTGGAGGTGGTTCCTATGGTTGCTATCTCGAGTGTCAACTGCAGGATCAACAACCTCCTACTCATTCCTGGCTACATCTGTGTCCTCACAGACCAAAACCGTGTTCGGTTGTGGCGCCAGGCAGCTCTAGTCCATGGCAAAAAGAATCCTTTCTGGAAAGAGACTGATGCCATGCATTCCACCAGCATCACTTCCTTTGACTACTGCCACACACTCAGCCTCCTAGTGACAGGAGGTTCTGACGGATCTGTTCGCATTTGGGACATCCTCGGGCAGATGTTAGTGGAGTTTGACACGACCCTCAAATTCAGCCGTGTCTGCTTTGCCAACCAGCGGGGAGACTTGATTGTGGGCTTCAACATGAACATCTACTTCATCCCATGTATCTCGTACCTCCCCAGCAAGCACCTCGGCATGTTGGCAACCCGGAGCGTGAGAGATGACGCGGTTGAATGCCCACTTCCATTCATGACACGTTTCTTGCTATCGTTCGATGTTGTTTTTGTGCCCAA GTATCGTCAGGTGGGCAAGCAGGCAAAGAAGTTCGAATGTCTGGAGCCCATAACCAATCACAAGGAGGTGGTGATGGAAAAAGATGTCGCCAAAGTGGTGCCATTCATTGGCAAGGAAGTGAGCAGTCTTCCCGGACCGGATTTCTATGGGCTTACACCGGACATCAAGGAGACGTGCCCGGAGTTTGCTGTGGAGTACCAACTCCTTTCGCGGCCCGTTTTGGGGAAGAGGCACGCTCCGGCTGAGCCTCCACTGCCCCCCCCGCCTTACCGTGGGCTCCCACCACTGTCTAAAATTGTCCCCCTACACCGTAGGATACCTTTCCAGCCTGGACGCTCTTGGCCCATTGCGCCTGATGGCTTTGTCCCTAATTCAGTGATCCGAGCCAACTTGTTTCCAACAGGGACCCCCACAAGCCTTGAGTGTCCCTTGATACCCAGCAGGGATCCCTTGCCAATGCGGAAGTTGGTCAAGATACAGTTGCAAGACTGGGATAAGTCAGAGGTTGTTGAGAAAGCCCGGAAGAAAAAGGCAGACAAGTTAAAGCGACCTGCTGTTGAGGGACGCCGCCGGGATCTACTGTCTGAAATTGTGACCAAGCCATGGTTGAGGCACAAGCCTAGTGATGCAACGCTCCCCTCTGTCTTTAAAGCCATTATAAACATAATGGACAATGTGCCCTATTCAACCTACTTGCTCTGTACATCTGCCCTGGTCCAGCTTTCTGAGTCTTATGAGCTGCCAACGCCTGTCCAGGAACAGGCCTTTGATCGTCTCATCCAGGACACGAACCACAAAGAG GTAAGGATGAGGCTGGCGGCTTGGGAGGCATTGGGGAAGATGGACCTGCTGACTGACCAGGAGGTGGTCCCACTCGCTCGAGCCCTTTTGGATGAAAACAAAAAAGTGCGTGATTTAGCTCGCTCTCTGCTTGACTCTGTGGCTGGCATTACGGACAAATTTGTCCTGAAGAAGGAGATGAAGCGGATGGCAGGCACCAGCCTGGATGACCT GGCTGAATTGAACCGTTCTCAAGTAGAACTAGCTTTCCCTCGCAGGATGCGTGCTGTCGGCATCATTGCAGAAACCCAAGATGAAGCTTTCCAAGCCTTGACAGAAGAGTCTGAGAGACTACTAAACCGGGTGGAGAATCAGCTAACGGCCAATCTGTTCCTGATGACTGAGAGTCCCTCAATTGAAGCCCAACGCTACAGCCGCCCACCCCGTTTCCGGCGTACAGCCTTGTCTCAAGAAGCGCAGGAAGAGATCGCCAAGCCAGACTCCCACTTGGAGGCCCGGGCCCGATGGCTGGGTCTCTTTGCCAGGACTGACAAGCTGAAGTCTCAAG CCGCAGCAGCAAAACAGCTTAAAGGTGAGAAGCTTCGTAAAATCAAGTCAGCACGCGGTAAGCACATTGGTCTATTGCATAGGATGGCTCCACCAGACAGCAGTCCTATGTCCAGCAGCTCCAGCCCCAGCGCCAGCCTTACTTCCACTGCCAGCAGCAGCACTAGCATCCACAGCAGTGCCGGCAGCGGCGTCAGCAGCCCCAGTGGCAGTATTCGCATCCATGTCAGCAGCTCCACGTGGCAGGTGACACAGCGTGCCAAGAAGAAGGTCAAGGTCAAGGTCAAGGACAAACCAGAAGAGATCAGAGtccctcctgccctttcccaggCGACCCGAAAGCTGCCCAAGGTGCACAAGCGAGTGCAGCCTATCCTGTTGCAGCGGCGTGACACCCGCACACAACTCTACACTGAGATGCTGAAGCACCAGAAAGTCAAGAAAGAGCCAGTGGTTGCCGCTACAGCCGGGGAATCAAGGCATGAGATTGCCCCTGTCCCGGTGAAGTCCTGCCCATCAGTGGTAACAGCACCAGCACCAGCACCAGCACCAGCACCAGCACCTACAGCTGCCAAAGGCACCTTAATTGATCCAAATGAGCAGTACAATACTGACCGAACCAAGTGGCGCAACGACCTCTATAAGCTGATGACGCTTCGCATTGGCAGCTTCACTGAGGGCCGCACAGCAGCCGAGGACTTCCTGGCATCCGCTCGTGCAGCCCTGAGTGGCCGTCCCATGTCCTGGGAGGCCTTCACAAACATCAGCCagtccttcctctcctctcaggAGAAAATCACATCACAGCCCTCCGGCTGGAAAAAGTACATGAGCGAACTCTTCAGGGCCTCTTCCAAGGAATCCAAACCATCAATGGAAAGCATAGAAACGGTGCTGGATGTAAAAAAGGGGAGAGACATATTTAGAGCTTCAGGGAGTGACATGGAGAGTCTGGAGCTCAGCCAGGAGGATTCGGAtttggagagaagaaaggaaagaatgagaagaacggaggagaagaagaagcttGACTCTGCAGCAGCGGTGAAGAAAGACTTGGCCATGGCCTCCAAAATGCAAGGAGCGAAGAAGAAgatggaaagggaagagaaaatggCTAGAAGGCTAGCCAAAGAGGGAAAGTTAGCTAAATTGAAAGACCATGACGTGTCTTCCCTAGACAGGGAGCAGGAATTGTTGgccaaagaaaaagaacatgagCTGGCTGAAGAAAAAGAATATGCGTTAGTCAGGGGGAAAGAACATGAGATGGCTAAGGGTAAAGAACAAGAAGCAGTCAGAGGAAAAGAGCATGAGGCAGCCAGGACCAAAACGCTTGAGGCAGCTAGGGGGAAAGAGCACGAGGCAGCCAAGGGAAAAgagcaggaggcagccaggagagaagagcgtgaggcagccagggaagaagagcATGAGGTGGCCAGGGCAAAAGACCGAGGGGCAGCGAGGGCGAAAGACCAAGAGGCAGCACATAGGAGAAGGGAACAAGAGAGCATagctgaaaggaaagaaaaagaggaggtcAAGAAGAAGTTGGAGAAGTTGGCTGCCGAGAAAAGAGAGGCTTtgcaggaggagaaagagaaattcCTTAAGGAGGTAGATGCAAAGATCGAGTCCATGCTCAAGAATATCAGGACAAAGCATGGGGATGAGTCCCTGCTTACAGATTCAGAAAGGACCCTGGTTAAGGTGACAGAAAGTACTTTAGCTGAATTCCGggcagaagccaaagagagaatGCTAGCAGAACTGAAGGAGCGAGCTCTGATTGAAGCTCAGAAGATAGCACTGGAAGAAGTGAAAGAGAGAGCGTTGGCGGAAGCAAGAGAGATGGCTTTggaggaagcaaggaactgggccTTGCTCAAAGCAAGGAAGGTGTCCTTGATTGAAGCCTGGGAGAAGGTTCTGATTGAGGCACGAGAGAAGGCCATGGAAGAAGTGAAGGAACAGGCGTTGGCTGAAGCCCGAGAGAGGATACTGGCCGAAGCCCGAGAGATGGCactggccgaggaggaggaggagaaggagaaggaggaaacagAAGCCATCATAGAAGAAAAGATCCAAGCACTGGCTGAAGTCCGAACCAGAGAACTGGCTGAAGAAAAAGCCATGGAAATGGTGTTGATGGAATCACTAGAGGCGGATGAGGCAAGGGTTTTAGAATTGCTTGGGGACTTCCCAGTAGAAGTAGATGAGGCAAGGGTCTTTGAGCTAGCAGTGGCAAGAGCAAAGGAGCTGGCGGATGCAAGAGCAATGGAACTGGTAGAGGAAAAAATGATGGAGCTTTCGGATTCAGTCATAATGGACCTGGTTGAGGAAAGAATACTAGAGCTGATTGAGACACAAATGAAAGAACTGGAGACGGAGGAAGAAGAAATGGCTGCTAGACAGAGATTAATTGCTGACAGCAAGGAGTTAATTTCATCCAGAAAGAAATTAATatctgcaaaagaaaaagaattagaaGAAGAGGCAGAGGCAGACATGTGGGAGGACTTAGAAGAGGAGAGACTCTGGTCTCTTTCTGAGCGTGCAACAGAGGCTTTAATTTCCATGGCCCAGAAAGAACCTATGCCAGAAGCTCAGCTTGAATTTTCAGAACGTGCTCAGTTGATCCTGGATCTCTTGACTCGACCAGAGAAGTTGGAGCGTAAAGATTCTGAAGACTTCCAACGCCTTTGTCAAGTGGTGTCATTGCTtgacatttcttctgcaacaaaTATTGAAGGACTGACAGAGACTCTGCTCCAGAAAGCTGGAGAAACTATCAAGGAAGGCGAGGAGCAGCAGGCTCTTTTGCCTGAAGAAGACGTCTCTGTTTTGAGGGTGCTCAAAGATACATTCAGAGCACGTCAGTCCTGGACCTTAGACCCGCAACAGTTTTCCAGGAAGCTGAGTGGCCTTCTGAAAGCTGCCGAGGCTGTAGTGCAGGCCAGGAAGATGAAGGAGAAACTGGAGAAGGAATTCTGGAAAAAGTGCTTGGAGGATAGAGCTAAGAAGAGACTGGAGGCTGGTGAAATGAAGACCAGGGGAAAGAAGGCCTGGCTGGGCAGGAAACTGAAAGATACCCTTAGAAAGTGGAGAGTGGAACAAGAAAGGGCTcagtgggaaaaaagggagcatgaGCGTCTGCAGAAACGCCTCAAGATCAGATCACAGCCCATCCTGCTCGATGCGCCTGAAAAGGATAAAGACGAGGAGAGTGTGACAGAGGAGGCGAAagcagcggaggaggaggagggagagaagaagcggAAGGAGGAAGAACGGACCACTCACCGTAAGCCCGTCCAGCTGACTTGGTCACTGACTGCTCAGCGCGAGAGGGCCTGGAAGGTGATTGTGCAGATGGAGAAGCAGCTGCCTCTTTCAACTGAGGAACAGATCAGGCGCCACAAACCCAAAGGTCACCGGCTTCCCAAAGAGTCTCTGTACTTGCCTACCAAGCCAGTACTCAAGGTTCATAGGGCCCGGCGTGGTGCCCAGCAGCACATTTTCCGTCTTGATCATGAGAAAGGTGTGGATTGGGACAGTTTTATGAACCTCTACCAGTCATTAATGTCCTTGAAGCAAGAAGAAGGCGGCATGGACTCAGCAGCTTGGCATGAGCAGTCTGCCCAGTTGCTGGATCTCTATGGCACAAGCAACCTGCTTGTCCGGAATATGTTGCAGGAGCTCTTGTTGGGTGACCGTCGCGATCGCAAATATGTCATGGGCAGCACCCTTAAGATGAGAAAGGCAGAAGCAGATTTGGGCCAACGGATCCTTTATGAATTGATTCATCACTCAGCCCGACTTCGTCCCAGGCCTCCCACCATACATGGAATCATTCCACTCAACTACCAGAACAACGTCCATCCCTTCAAGATGCGGGGGACAACCCGCTATGGCACCCTGGCCTTCAAGTGGAAGACCTACATGTCCAAGGGGAAGATGCCCAGGCTGCGCTTGTTCGTGCACTCTTCTGTTTGA